One genomic window of Halogeometricum sp. S3BR5-2 includes the following:
- a CDS encoding NADP-dependent phosphogluconate dehydrogenase gives MHDDRDTHMSEQELTLGIVGLGKIGGNLARQAVGKDMRVVGLDAEDRPELEEMGVEVHDAGEYETLAEKLDPPRVVYLSLPSGELIDDQLDQLVDELDEGDVVMDGGNSFWRDSIRREERCWDEGVYFLDTGTSGGPPRAKEGACFMVGGKEEGFEIAEPYLDTLSVEGGLIHVGEPGSGHFVKLVHNGIEFGMLQSIAEGVELLEAGQFDLDGEMGDLFETWNNGAVIESWLVELMSKGLKNEDQFSDAPENFEDVPNFVEDTGEVNWLVQEAFKGETPVPVITQSVIELFKSRGNQKHAPRAVALMRHGFGLHPFGEEESLMDERVTGRVDNTARSDIRQEESGEDTLRPEKRESYDGDPN, from the coding sequence ATGCACGACGACAGAGACACACACATGTCTGAGCAAGAACTCACACTCGGTATCGTCGGATTGGGAAAGATCGGCGGCAACCTCGCGCGGCAGGCCGTCGGAAAAGACATGCGCGTCGTCGGCCTCGACGCCGAGGACCGGCCCGAACTGGAAGAGATGGGCGTCGAAGTGCACGACGCCGGCGAGTACGAGACGCTGGCGGAGAAACTCGACCCGCCGCGCGTCGTCTACCTGTCGCTCCCCTCGGGCGAACTGATAGACGACCAACTCGACCAACTCGTCGACGAACTCGACGAGGGCGACGTCGTGATGGACGGCGGCAACTCCTTCTGGCGCGACTCCATCCGTCGCGAGGAACGCTGCTGGGACGAGGGCGTCTACTTCCTCGACACGGGCACCAGCGGCGGCCCGCCGCGCGCGAAGGAGGGCGCCTGCTTCATGGTCGGCGGCAAGGAGGAGGGCTTCGAGATAGCCGAACCCTACCTCGACACCCTCTCCGTGGAGGGCGGTCTCATCCACGTCGGCGAACCCGGCAGCGGCCACTTCGTCAAACTCGTCCACAACGGCATCGAGTTCGGGATGCTGCAGTCCATCGCGGAGGGCGTCGAACTCCTCGAAGCCGGGCAGTTCGACCTCGACGGCGAGATGGGCGACCTCTTCGAGACGTGGAACAACGGCGCGGTCATCGAGAGTTGGCTCGTCGAACTGATGTCGAAGGGGCTGAAGAACGAGGACCAGTTCTCCGACGCCCCCGAGAACTTCGAGGACGTGCCGAACTTCGTCGAGGACACCGGCGAGGTGAACTGGCTGGTGCAGGAGGCGTTCAAGGGCGAGACGCCGGTGCCCGTCATCACCCAGTCGGTCATCGAACTGTTCAAATCGCGCGGGAACCAGAAGCACGCCCCGCGCGCCGTCGCCCTGATGCGCCACGGCTTCGGCCTCCACCCGTTCGGCGAGGAGGAGAGCCTGATGGACGAACGCGTCACCGGCCGCGTCGACAACACCGCGCGAAGCGACATCCGACAGGAAGAGAGCGGCGAGGACACCCTGCGACCCGAGAAGCGCGAATCGTACGACGGCGACCCCAACTAG
- a CDS encoding glycoside hydrolase family 15 protein, giving the protein MKEFTPISDYGIVGNLETCALVSDEGAIDWCCFPYLDSPSVFAALLDAGRGGTFAVAPVREHESRQRYLDRTNVLQTTFETASGTMTVTDFMLASGERYAEDYPADAVYRKVTCTEGSVDVRVEFEPRFDYARADTRVESTGGGVVAEADGESLFLSSPVDLAVESVEDGEGGGDRATATYPLSANESHWYVAQYGDREPLAGGTCDDLLSDTVDYWRGWAHTCGDATETCLLDGRAHDVAVRSGLVLKLLMRRDTSGICAAPTTSLPEDVGGVRNWDYRYSWIRDGAFTVRALTHLGHYEEAEAYLDRFLDLSKEFHPDDIKPLYAMDRGEELEEEDLSHLSGYLDSAPVRAGNDAADQTQLDVYGELILAIYQLLWDGREIGEDDWRAVSDIADHICEVWDEPGSGIWEVRGDDHQFVYSKVMCWVGLDRAIRMAEELDYASAEDRWSTVREEIHETVLERGYDEELGSFTQRYDDDTLDATGLLIPLTGFLPADDERAVSTVDTIREELATEEGLVFRYKGGADPLPGEEGAFVLCSFWLVDALAVTGRVEEAEAVFENVLEYAEPLGLLSEEIDAETGRLLGNYPQAFSHIGLVNAALYLAEARLDREIQPFGSHSFEE; this is encoded by the coding sequence ATGAAGGAGTTCACGCCGATTTCGGACTACGGTATCGTCGGTAACTTGGAGACGTGTGCGCTCGTGAGCGACGAGGGCGCAATCGACTGGTGTTGCTTTCCGTACCTCGACTCTCCGAGCGTCTTCGCCGCCCTCCTCGACGCCGGCCGCGGCGGGACGTTCGCCGTCGCGCCCGTTCGGGAGCACGAGTCGCGGCAGCGATACCTCGACCGGACGAACGTGCTCCAGACGACGTTCGAGACGGCGTCGGGGACGATGACCGTCACCGACTTCATGCTCGCGTCGGGGGAGCGGTACGCCGAGGACTACCCCGCCGACGCCGTCTACCGGAAGGTGACCTGCACCGAGGGTAGCGTCGACGTGCGCGTCGAGTTCGAACCCCGGTTCGACTACGCCCGCGCCGACACGCGGGTCGAGTCGACCGGCGGGGGCGTCGTCGCCGAGGCCGACGGGGAGTCGCTGTTTCTCTCGTCGCCGGTCGACCTCGCCGTCGAGAGCGTCGAGGACGGCGAGGGCGGCGGCGACCGGGCGACGGCGACCTACCCGCTCTCCGCGAACGAGTCCCACTGGTACGTCGCCCAGTACGGGGACCGCGAACCGCTGGCGGGCGGCACCTGCGACGACCTGCTCTCCGACACCGTCGACTACTGGCGCGGGTGGGCGCACACCTGCGGCGACGCGACCGAGACCTGCCTCCTCGACGGCCGGGCGCACGACGTGGCGGTCCGCTCCGGTCTCGTCCTGAAACTGCTGATGCGGCGGGACACGAGCGGTATCTGCGCCGCGCCGACCACGTCGCTACCGGAGGACGTCGGCGGCGTGCGCAACTGGGACTACCGCTACTCGTGGATACGCGACGGCGCGTTCACCGTCCGCGCGCTGACGCACCTCGGTCACTACGAGGAGGCGGAGGCCTACTTGGACCGCTTTCTCGACCTCTCGAAGGAGTTCCACCCCGACGATATCAAACCGCTGTACGCGATGGACAGAGGCGAGGAACTCGAAGAGGAGGACCTCTCGCACCTCTCGGGCTACCTCGACTCCGCGCCCGTCCGCGCGGGCAACGACGCGGCCGACCAGACGCAACTCGACGTTTACGGCGAGTTGATCCTCGCCATCTACCAACTGCTGTGGGACGGCCGCGAGATAGGCGAGGACGACTGGCGGGCGGTCAGCGACATCGCGGACCACATCTGCGAGGTGTGGGACGAACCGGGGTCGGGAATCTGGGAGGTCCGCGGCGACGACCACCAGTTCGTCTACTCGAAGGTGATGTGCTGGGTCGGCCTCGACCGGGCGATTCGGATGGCCGAGGAACTCGATTACGCGTCCGCCGAGGACCGCTGGTCGACCGTCCGAGAGGAGATTCACGAGACGGTGCTCGAACGCGGCTACGACGAGGAGTTGGGCAGTTTCACCCAGCGCTACGACGACGACACCCTCGACGCCACGGGACTGCTCATCCCGCTGACGGGCTTTCTCCCGGCCGACGACGAACGGGCCGTCTCGACGGTCGATACGATACGCGAGGAACTGGCGACCGAGGAGGGACTCGTCTTCCGCTACAAAGGGGGCGCCGACCCGCTTCCGGGCGAAGAGGGGGCGTTCGTGCTCTGTTCGTTCTGGCTCGTCGACGCCCTCGCGGTCACCGGGCGGGTCGAGGAGGCCGAGGCGGTGTTCGAGAACGTGCTGGAGTACGCCGAACCGCTCGGCCTGCTCTCCGAGGAGATAGACGCCGAGACGGGGCGACTACTCGGCAACTACCCGCAGGCGTTCAGCCACATCGGACTGGTGAACGCGGCGCTGTACCTCGCCGAGGCGCGTCTGGACCGCGAGATACAGCCGTTCGGTTCGCACTCCTTCGAGGAGTGA
- the rpiA gene encoding ribose 5-phosphate isomerase A, translating to MAKQFVYDENGEEISAWAESTDEAVEAAREKLESADVELDDGEIRERIRVVPSPTRIKSSPEDVLMDKRRRGGIEAAEMVESGMDVGLGTGSTTAWAIAAIGWKLESGELEDIRGVATSLQSHDLARELDIPLTDVDEFESLDVAIDGADQWDPENPHVVKGGGASHAREKLIDEMADRLVIATDDEKQSTPLSYEVPLSVLPESRNVAQSWVKEQGGDPQLRYAEKKDGPLFTANGNLIVDCDFGEIDDIEGRAADLARIPGAQEHGLFVDMVDDVIYGTDDDVEHVEF from the coding sequence ATGGCAAAACAGTTCGTCTACGACGAGAACGGCGAAGAGATCAGCGCGTGGGCCGAGTCGACCGACGAGGCGGTCGAAGCGGCGCGAGAGAAACTGGAGAGCGCGGACGTCGAACTCGACGACGGGGAGATACGCGAGCGAATCCGCGTCGTCCCCTCGCCGACGCGCATCAAGAGCAGCCCCGAGGACGTGCTGATGGACAAGCGCCGCCGCGGCGGCATCGAGGCCGCAGAGATGGTCGAGTCCGGCATGGACGTCGGCCTCGGCACCGGCAGCACGACGGCGTGGGCCATCGCCGCCATCGGCTGGAAACTCGAATCGGGCGAGTTGGAGGATATCCGCGGCGTCGCCACCTCCCTCCAGAGTCACGACCTGGCGCGCGAACTCGACATCCCCCTGACGGACGTCGACGAGTTCGAGTCGCTGGACGTCGCCATCGACGGCGCCGACCAGTGGGACCCCGAGAACCCCCACGTCGTGAAGGGCGGCGGCGCCTCGCACGCCCGCGAGAAACTCATCGACGAGATGGCCGACCGCCTCGTCATCGCCACCGACGACGAGAAGCAGTCGACGCCGCTGTCGTACGAGGTTCCGCTGTCGGTGCTGCCCGAGTCGCGCAACGTGGCGCAGTCGTGGGTGAAAGAGCAGGGCGGCGACCCGCAACTGCGCTACGCCGAGAAGAAGGACGGACCGCTGTTCACGGCGAACGGGAACCTCATCGTCGACTGCGACTTCGGCGAGATAGACGACATCGAGGGCCGCGCGGCCGACCTCGCCCGCATCCCGGGCGCCCAAGAGCACGGCCTGTTCGTGGACATGGTCGACGACGTGATATACGGCACCGACGACGACGTCGAACACGTCGAGTTCTGA
- a CDS encoding fumarylacetoacetate hydrolase family protein, with the protein MRYFRVRIGSDDPRLVARDGRTAYDLSSARPALSSFRDLAMVASTTDRGVDDVAEALLDDAPVVGEDDVESGAVRPVVPDEVWAAGVTYEVSGDAREDESGRPEMYQQVFESERPELFFKATPSRTVGPDDEIGVREDSEWDVPEPELGVVLYEGDIVGYTVGDDVSSRDLEGQNPLYLPQAKVFERCCAVGPCVASPETVADPHDLEMSMTISRDGETAFEGETDTSLMARTCEELVSYRNRHDETPELSVLLTGTSIVPPAEFTLREGDHVEIAIENVGTLTNTVTTV; encoded by the coding sequence ATGCGATACTTCCGCGTTCGGATCGGCTCCGACGACCCCCGCCTCGTCGCCCGCGACGGCCGGACAGCCTACGATCTCTCGTCGGCGCGCCCGGCCCTCTCGTCGTTCCGCGACCTCGCGATGGTCGCCTCGACGACGGACCGCGGCGTCGACGACGTGGCCGAGGCCCTCCTCGACGACGCCCCCGTCGTCGGCGAAGACGACGTCGAGTCGGGAGCGGTCCGTCCGGTCGTCCCGGACGAGGTGTGGGCCGCCGGCGTCACCTACGAGGTCAGCGGCGACGCCCGCGAGGACGAGAGCGGCCGCCCGGAGATGTACCAGCAGGTGTTCGAGAGCGAGCGCCCCGAACTGTTCTTCAAGGCGACGCCCTCGCGGACCGTCGGCCCCGACGACGAAATCGGCGTCCGCGAGGACTCCGAGTGGGACGTGCCCGAACCCGAACTCGGAGTCGTCCTCTACGAGGGGGATATCGTCGGCTACACCGTCGGCGACGACGTGAGCAGCCGCGACCTCGAAGGCCAGAATCCGCTGTACCTCCCGCAGGCGAAGGTGTTCGAGCGGTGCTGCGCCGTCGGTCCCTGCGTCGCCTCCCCGGAGACGGTCGCGGACCCGCACGACCTGGAGATGTCGATGACCATCTCGCGCGACGGCGAGACGGCGTTCGAGGGGGAGACCGATACCTCCCTGATGGCGCGGACCTGCGAGGAACTCGTCTCCTACCGCAACCGCCACGACGAGACGCCCGAACTCTCGGTGCTCCTCACCGGCACCTCCATCGTCCCGCCCGCGGAGTTCACCCTCCGGGAGGGCGACCACGTCGAGATAGCCATCGAGAACGTCGGTACGCTGACGAACACGGTGACCACCGTATGA
- a CDS encoding MBL fold metallo-hydrolase has translation MVHSMWGDWFVNDEIEAVEPEGLSAWYLGGNGFVFRTEETTLYLDPYFGDGSPPRTIRMVSVPVDPEAAEMCDAVLVTHEHIDHMHPPSYAPLVENLDADVYAPEASYENPDYEGDLQVPEEHKNVIEPGDDLTFGDIDVHVRGANDPDAEEPVTMVVESGGKTFFAAGDSRPAEAFEDIAEEFDIDAGVFAYGTVGNIHHTEDDPAETYPTEWYNDGAQMAEAANQLELDRLLPTHWDLWRGVGHDPKSLHEHLASYEYPRTLEIIRVGDRIEVGEPGVIRPKDIREGER, from the coding sequence ATGGTACACTCGATGTGGGGCGATTGGTTCGTGAACGACGAAATCGAGGCGGTCGAACCCGAGGGCCTCTCGGCGTGGTACCTCGGCGGCAACGGCTTCGTCTTCCGCACCGAGGAGACGACGCTCTACCTCGACCCGTACTTCGGCGACGGGTCGCCGCCGCGGACGATACGGATGGTTTCCGTTCCCGTCGACCCCGAGGCGGCCGAGATGTGCGACGCCGTTCTCGTCACCCACGAACACATCGACCACATGCACCCGCCGTCGTACGCCCCCCTCGTGGAGAACCTCGACGCGGACGTGTACGCCCCGGAGGCGTCCTACGAGAACCCCGACTACGAGGGCGACTTGCAGGTCCCCGAGGAACACAAGAACGTCATCGAACCCGGCGACGACCTGACGTTCGGCGACATCGACGTCCACGTTCGCGGCGCGAACGACCCCGACGCCGAGGAACCGGTGACGATGGTCGTCGAATCCGGCGGGAAGACGTTCTTCGCCGCCGGCGACTCCCGTCCCGCCGAGGCTTTCGAAGACATCGCCGAGGAGTTCGACATCGACGCGGGCGTGTTCGCTTACGGCACCGTCGGTAACATCCACCACACCGAGGACGACCCCGCGGAGACGTATCCCACGGAGTGGTACAACGACGGCGCGCAGATGGCCGAGGCGGCGAACCAACTCGAACTCGACCGACTGCTCCCCACCCACTGGGACCTCTGGCGCGGTGTCGGCCACGACCCGAAGTCGCTGCACGAACACCTCGCCTCCTACGAGTACCCGCGCACCTTGGAGATAATCCGCGTCGGGGACCGCATCGAAGTCGGCGAACCCGGCGTAATTCGGCCGAAGGACATCCGCGAGGGCGAGCGGTAG
- a CDS encoding NAD-dependent epimerase/dehydratase family protein, whose amino-acid sequence MAHVAITGADGNVGSAAVEAFDHETHKVTPMTHSETEGMESVVVDVSDREQFVEKLPEDADVLVHLAANPSPYAEWDEVKEVNVDGAFNAYYAADENDVGRVVYASSNHATNGHIVADPDEPETMRADADVIDPDDETAPDSFYGVTKVAGEAMGNYFAHREGVETVNLRIGWLLSEQDLKDEVTDPVSEEYAEEAARFARAMWLSPSDCKDAVRAASLADLPDGENSVTVNAISANDERCLSLTHGLRTIGYRPRDNAAEVIESN is encoded by the coding sequence ATGGCACACGTCGCTATCACCGGAGCCGACGGCAACGTCGGGAGCGCGGCCGTCGAAGCCTTCGACCACGAGACGCACAAGGTCACGCCGATGACGCACTCGGAGACGGAGGGGATGGAGAGCGTCGTCGTCGACGTCTCCGACCGCGAGCAGTTCGTCGAGAAACTGCCCGAGGACGCGGACGTCCTGGTCCACCTCGCGGCGAACCCCTCGCCGTACGCCGAGTGGGACGAGGTGAAGGAGGTCAACGTCGACGGCGCATTCAACGCCTACTACGCGGCCGACGAGAACGACGTGGGCCGGGTGGTGTACGCCTCCTCGAACCACGCGACGAACGGCCACATCGTGGCCGACCCGGACGAACCCGAGACGATGCGCGCGGACGCCGACGTCATCGACCCGGACGACGAGACGGCGCCGGACTCCTTCTACGGCGTCACGAAGGTGGCCGGCGAGGCGATGGGGAACTACTTCGCCCACCGCGAGGGCGTCGAGACGGTGAACCTCCGCATCGGGTGGTTGCTCTCCGAGCAGGACCTCAAAGACGAGGTAACCGACCCCGTCTCCGAGGAGTACGCCGAGGAGGCCGCCCGGTTCGCCCGCGCGATGTGGCTGAGTCCGAGCGACTGCAAGGACGCCGTGCGGGCGGCGAGTCTCGCGGACCTGCCCGACGGGGAGAACTCGGTCACGGTCAACGCCATCTCCGCGAACGACGAGCGCTGCCTGTCGCTGACGCACGGCCTCCGAACCATCGGCTACCGGCCGCGCGACAACGCCGCCGAGGTCATCGAGTCGAACTGA
- a CDS encoding alpha,alpha-trehalose-phosphate synthase (UDP-forming) — protein MTGADDSTDAPNGDGDEETPSVPGDLVVVSNRQPYSHEYDDEGNVVVDEPAGGLTAGLDPVMQRVHGTWIAWGDGEADREVTGEDDVVRMPPEEESYDLKRIWLSDDEVEAYYYGYSNRVLWPLSHGGIWKTEYANRHWRRYQQVNGRFADAVVDAIDEDSVVWFQDYHFALAPRMVREEAPDALLTHFWHITWPGWDTFRACPQADDLLDGLLANDVLGFHVERYCQNFLDCVDQAFEDAFVDYDDNRVQYEGHTTYVRAFPLGVDADGIAESASSADEESWRAFKRDRGIPEESKVALGVDRLDYTKGIVERLKALEQFWKGRPERQGELTYVQKADESRSLIPEYQNLQTNVDEAVERINERFGTDEWTPVVYIDDWLESDELNALYRYSDVMLVSALRDGMNLVAKEYVASQVDDDGVLVLSDQTGAYEQLGEHSLVVNPHDTERFARTIEEAMTMDAEERRERMSALREGVHDEDLNAWMVDVFAAAEEAGERRTDADRQ, from the coding sequence ATGACAGGCGCCGACGATTCGACCGACGCCCCGAACGGCGACGGCGACGAGGAGACCCCCTCGGTCCCCGGCGACCTCGTCGTGGTCTCGAACCGCCAGCCCTACTCCCACGAGTACGACGACGAGGGGAACGTCGTCGTCGACGAACCCGCCGGCGGTCTCACGGCCGGTCTCGACCCCGTCATGCAACGCGTCCACGGGACGTGGATCGCGTGGGGAGACGGCGAGGCCGACCGCGAGGTGACCGGCGAGGACGACGTCGTCCGGATGCCGCCCGAGGAGGAGTCCTACGACCTCAAGCGCATCTGGCTCTCCGACGACGAGGTGGAGGCCTACTACTACGGCTACAGCAACCGCGTGCTGTGGCCCCTGAGCCACGGCGGCATCTGGAAGACGGAGTACGCCAACCGCCACTGGCGGCGCTACCAACAGGTGAACGGCCGCTTCGCCGACGCCGTCGTCGACGCCATCGACGAGGACTCGGTGGTCTGGTTCCAGGACTACCACTTCGCGCTGGCGCCCCGGATGGTCCGCGAGGAGGCCCCCGACGCCCTCCTGACCCACTTCTGGCACATCACGTGGCCCGGGTGGGACACGTTCCGCGCCTGCCCGCAGGCCGACGACCTCTTGGACGGCCTGCTGGCGAACGACGTGCTCGGCTTCCACGTCGAGCGCTACTGCCAGAACTTCCTCGACTGCGTCGACCAGGCGTTCGAGGACGCCTTCGTCGACTACGACGACAACCGCGTCCAGTACGAGGGCCACACCACCTACGTCCGGGCGTTCCCCCTCGGCGTCGACGCCGACGGCATCGCGGAGTCCGCCTCTTCGGCCGACGAGGAGTCCTGGCGGGCGTTCAAGCGCGACCGCGGCATCCCCGAGGAGTCGAAAGTCGCCCTCGGCGTCGACCGACTCGACTACACGAAGGGCATCGTCGAGCGACTGAAGGCGCTCGAACAGTTCTGGAAGGGGCGCCCGGAGCGACAGGGCGAACTCACCTACGTCCAGAAGGCCGACGAGTCGCGGTCGCTCATCCCCGAGTACCAGAACCTCCAGACGAACGTCGACGAGGCCGTCGAGCGCATCAACGAGCGCTTCGGAACCGACGAGTGGACGCCCGTCGTCTACATCGACGACTGGCTCGAGAGCGACGAACTCAACGCGCTGTACCGCTACAGCGACGTGATGCTCGTCAGCGCCCTCCGCGACGGGATGAACCTCGTCGCCAAGGAGTACGTCGCCTCGCAGGTGGACGACGACGGCGTCCTCGTCCTCTCCGACCAGACGGGCGCCTACGAGCAACTCGGCGAGCACTCGCTGGTCGTCAACCCGCACGACACCGAGCGGTTCGCCCGGACCATCGAGGAGGCGATGACGATGGACGCCGAAGAGCGTCGCGAACGGATGTCGGCGCTCCGCGAGGGCGTCCACGACGAGGACCTCAACGCGTGGATGGTGGACGTGTTCGCCGCCGCCGAGGAGGCCGGCGAGCGACGGACGGACGCGGACAGGCAGTAA
- a CDS encoding aldehyde dehydrogenase family protein: protein MPETYQNYIDGEWRDSETGETFDVKNPADTSEVVGSFQRSSEADTNGAIDAAASAEDEWADTPAATRGEFLRETAKRMDAREEELTETLVREEGKLRGEANGEVNRAIDIFYYYAERALDYAGERKKGAADQNLYYVREPMGVAGLIVPWNYPIAIPCWKMAPALATGNTLVIKPSKEAPNVLRAVFECMDEAADEVDVPDGVFNFVSGGGEEVGQAILDHEEVDTVSFTGSRQVGEMIYEQATEDHKRVQTELGSKNPTVVSPSADVQEAAETVASGAFGVTGQACTATERAIVHDSQYEEFVEALVEEAESVEPGFGLDDDSTMGPHVSESELESTLEYVERGKEEGATLEYGGERLDGDEYDDGYFVQPTVFTDVDNDMDIMQEEVFGPFVGVTTYSDFEEAVELVNDVEFGLSAGIVTDDHTEANRFIDEVDFGVVKVNEATTGLELHVPFGGMNASSSETYREQGEEGMDFFTIIKTVYEDY, encoded by the coding sequence ATGCCTGAGACGTACCAGAACTACATCGACGGGGAGTGGCGAGACTCGGAGACCGGCGAGACGTTCGACGTAAAGAACCCGGCCGACACCTCGGAGGTCGTCGGGTCGTTCCAGCGGTCCAGCGAGGCGGACACGAACGGCGCTATCGACGCCGCCGCCTCCGCCGAGGACGAGTGGGCCGACACGCCCGCCGCCACGCGCGGGGAGTTCCTCCGCGAGACGGCGAAGCGGATGGACGCCCGCGAGGAAGAACTCACCGAGACGCTCGTCCGCGAGGAGGGGAAACTCCGCGGCGAGGCCAACGGCGAGGTCAACCGCGCCATAGACATCTTCTACTACTACGCCGAACGCGCCCTCGACTACGCCGGCGAGCGGAAGAAGGGCGCGGCGGACCAGAACCTGTACTACGTGCGCGAACCGATGGGCGTCGCCGGCCTCATCGTCCCGTGGAACTACCCCATCGCCATCCCCTGCTGGAAGATGGCCCCCGCGCTGGCGACCGGTAACACGCTCGTCATCAAGCCCTCGAAGGAGGCGCCGAACGTCCTGCGCGCGGTGTTCGAGTGCATGGACGAGGCCGCCGACGAGGTGGACGTCCCCGACGGGGTCTTCAACTTCGTCAGCGGCGGCGGCGAGGAGGTCGGACAGGCCATCCTGGACCACGAGGAGGTCGACACCGTCTCGTTCACCGGCAGCCGACAGGTCGGCGAGATGATCTACGAGCAGGCGACGGAGGACCACAAGCGCGTCCAGACCGAACTCGGCAGCAAGAACCCCACCGTCGTCTCTCCGAGCGCCGACGTGCAGGAGGCCGCAGAGACGGTCGCGTCCGGCGCGTTCGGCGTCACCGGGCAGGCCTGCACCGCGACGGAACGCGCCATCGTCCACGACTCCCAGTACGAGGAGTTCGTCGAGGCCCTCGTCGAGGAGGCCGAGAGCGTCGAACCCGGCTTCGGTCTCGACGACGACTCGACGATGGGTCCGCACGTCAGCGAGAGCGAACTGGAGAGCACGCTGGAGTACGTCGAGAGAGGCAAGGAGGAGGGCGCGACGCTCGAATACGGCGGCGAGCGCCTCGACGGCGACGAGTACGACGACGGCTACTTCGTCCAGCCGACCGTCTTCACCGACGTCGACAACGACATGGACATCATGCAGGAGGAGGTGTTCGGCCCGTTCGTCGGCGTCACCACCTACAGCGACTTCGAGGAGGCCGTCGAACTCGTCAACGACGTCGAGTTCGGCCTCTCGGCCGGCATCGTCACCGACGACCACACGGAGGCGAACCGCTTCATCGACGAGGTGGACTTCGGCGTCGTCAAGGTGAACGAGGCGACCACCGGCCTCGAACTGCACGTCCCGTTCGGCGGGATGAACGCCTCCTCCTCGGAGACCTACCGCGAACAGGGCGAGGAGGGGATGGACTTCTTCACCATCATCAAGACCGTCTACGAGGACTACTGA
- a CDS encoding SDR family NAD(P)-dependent oxidoreductase, with the protein MGSASFDFSDETVIVTGASAGIGRAIALRFGEAGATVINADIQEDPKREGEDTPTHDKIEESGGTAEYAETDVSDPAQLESVVEAAREYGGVDVMVNNAARQHSEPFLDVEQEDFDKLQDTNVRGYYFGTQAAAKDMIDRDDPGCIVNTASISSEVAQYGQVQYDATKGAIKMITRGTALELSDYDIRVNAIAPGQIATEFTEGWSQEAQDAAGDEEGEFIKPIPLQRAGHPEDCAGATLFLASEDASYITGDLVYVDGGWTAI; encoded by the coding sequence ATGGGAAGCGCTAGTTTCGACTTTAGCGACGAGACGGTCATCGTCACCGGCGCCTCCGCCGGCATCGGTCGAGCCATCGCGCTCCGGTTCGGCGAGGCGGGCGCGACGGTCATCAACGCCGACATCCAAGAGGACCCGAAACGGGAAGGCGAGGACACGCCGACCCACGACAAAATCGAGGAATCGGGGGGGACCGCCGAGTACGCCGAGACGGACGTCTCCGACCCCGCCCAACTCGAATCCGTCGTCGAGGCGGCCCGCGAGTACGGCGGCGTCGACGTGATGGTGAACAACGCCGCCCGCCAGCACAGCGAACCGTTCCTCGACGTGGAACAGGAGGACTTCGACAAACTGCAGGACACGAACGTCCGCGGCTACTACTTCGGGACGCAGGCGGCCGCGAAGGACATGATAGACCGCGACGACCCCGGCTGTATCGTCAACACGGCGTCCATCAGTTCCGAAGTCGCCCAGTACGGCCAGGTGCAGTACGACGCGACGAAAGGGGCGATAAAGATGATAACGCGCGGGACGGCGCTGGAACTCTCCGACTACGACATCCGCGTCAACGCCATCGCGCCGGGGCAGATAGCCACCGAGTTCACCGAGGGCTGGAGCCAAGAGGCGCAGGACGCCGCGGGCGACGAAGAGGGGGAGTTCATCAAACCGATTCCGCTCCAGCGCGCCGGTCACCCCGAGGATTGCGCGGGGGCGACGCTGTTCCTCGCCAGCGAGGACGCCTCCTACATCACGGGCGACCTCGTGTACGTCGACGGCGGCTGGACGGCTATCTGA